The Dictyoglomus sp. NZ13-RE01 sequence CCTTTAAAAGATTCATAATATTTGCTTGAGTAATAATATCTAATGCAGAAGTGGGCTCATCAAGAATTACAATTTGAGGGTTTGTTATTAAAGCCATAGCTATGACAACTCTTTGCTTCATTCCTCCAGAAAGCTCAAAAGGATATCTTTCTGCAAAGGACTCAGATATTCCAACCAAACTAAGTATTTCTTTTGCTCTCTTATAGGCAGATTCTTTATCCATTCCCATATGTACAATCAATGGTTCTGCTACTTGATACACTACCTTTAAAACAGGATTCAGAGAGTTCATTGCTCCTTGAAATACCATAGAGATTTTACTCCAACGAACATTTTTTCTAAAACTCTCCTCGTTTAGTGATAGAATCTCTTGTCCATCTAAATATATTTCACCAGATACCTTCTCTAAATTTCTTGGAAATAATCTAATAATTCCTCTTGCTAAAGAGCTTTTCCCACAACCTGACTCTCCTACTATAGCTAAGGTTTCACCTTTTCTTAATTCAAAACTAACATTTCTAACAGCTTCTAAACTTCCCTTTCTCGTCTTGTAAGAGAGTGTAAAATTATTTAGCTTTAAAAGTACTTCCTCCATCTCTTTGCACTCCTATATCTCCTTTAGTTTTGGATTTACAATTCTATCAATGACAAAACCTAATAATGAGAAGGAAATAGCAGTTAAAATTAAGAGAAATGATGGTTCAAGAACCCAATAATAATATCCTTTGTATAATGCTCCATTTTGAAAAGCATCCTCAATTACTC is a genomic window containing:
- a CDS encoding dipeptide/oligopeptide/nickel ABC transporter ATP-binding protein; this encodes MEEVLLKLNNFTLSYKTRKGSLEAVRNVSFELRKGETLAIVGESGCGKSSLARGIIRLFPRNLEKVSGEIYLDGQEILSLNEESFRKNVRWSKISMVFQGAMNSLNPVLKVVYQVAEPLIVHMGMDKESAYKRAKEILSLVGISESFAERYPFELSGGMKQRVVIAMALITNPQIVILDEPTSALDIITQANIMNLLKVLKKELNLSYIFITHDIATTSELADRVAVMYAGEIVEISPADEFYSRPAHGYTMMLLNSVPTLRTDKKLRSIPGSPPSLINPPQGCRFHPRCQYVMDICRVKEPPMFKKGEEHYAKCYIGESHE